The following proteins are encoded in a genomic region of Gossypium hirsutum isolate 1008001.06 chromosome D05, Gossypium_hirsutum_v2.1, whole genome shotgun sequence:
- the LOC107924409 gene encoding sphingosine kinase 1 isoform X1: MDQRSDSENLSPFISDRVLVNGKVVPLTFTRDGKLRWNHNDRRCLNVEKEALGFTFEGSRIRVNVVVEKRDRILCFANMGGIGRQSFVFEPLSEESLTLWSQKLRDYIDSLGRPKRLLIFVNPFGGKKCATKIFVEDVRPCLEDADIQFTVIETKHQLHAKEVVKTLDLSKYDGIVCVSGDGILVEVINGLLERADWSDAIKMPIGMVPAGTGNGMVKSLLDSAGEICSPSNAILAVIRGHTRSLDVATISQGKTRFFSVLMLAWGLIADIDIESEKYRWMGSARIDFYALQRITYLRHYNGRVSFVPAPGFEEYGEQTSYSGEPSCETSTSQQESLNIQQPGYLGSDVKLENMHWRTISGPFVSIWLHNVPWGSEDVLAAPNAMFSDGYLDLIIVKDIPKLSLLSLLSKMNDGSHVHCPHVMYLKVKAFVLEPGARIDDPTKEGIIDSDGELLARGNVTYKGNVKCYMAYDKLQITVDQGLATLFAPV, translated from the exons ATGGATCAACGTAGTGATTCAGAGAACCTCTCACCCTTCATATCAGACCGAGTCCTCGTCAACGGGAAAGTGGTTCCCCTGACGTTCACCAGAGACGGGAAGCTCCGGTGGAACCATAACGACCGGCGGTGCTTGAACGTTGAGAAGGAAGCTCTCGGATTCACCTTCGAAGGTTCTAGAATCCGAGTCAATGTCGTCGTCGAAAAGAGAGATAGAATCCTCTGTTTCGCGAACATGGGAGGTATAGGGAGGCAGAGTTTCGTGTTCGAGCCTCTCTCTGAGGAATCGCTCACTCTCTGGTCTCAGAAGCTTCGTGATTATATTGATTCTCTCG GTAGGCCAAAGAGACTATTGATATTTGTGAACCCGTTTGGAGGGAAGAAATGTGCAACTAAAATTTTCGTAGAAGATGTAAGACCTTGCCTTGAAGATGCTGATATACAGTTTACTGTCATAG AAACTAAACATCAGCTGCATGCTAAAGAAGTTGTCAAAACCTTGGATTTATCAAAATATGATGGAATTGTTTGTGTTAGTGGCGATGGAATCCTTGTTGAG GTGATAAATGGATTACTTGAAAGAGCAGATTGGAGTGATGCAATAAAGATGCCTATAGGAATGGTTCCTGCTG GAACGGGAAATGGCATGGTGAAGTCTTTGCTGGATTCAGCTGGTGAAATATGTAGCCCATCTAATGCCATTCTTGCTGTTATCAGAG GGCATACACGTTCGTTGGATGTAGCTACTATCTCGCAAGGGAAAACAAGATTTTTTAGTGTCTTGATGCTTGCATGGG gTCTGATAGCAGACATTGACATCGAATCTGAAAAGTATAGATGGATGGGGAGTGCTCGTATTGATTTCTAT GCTCTTCAACGTATAACATATTTAAGGCATTACAATGGACGTGTTTCTTTTGTGCCTGCTCCTGGCTTTGAAGAGTATGGCGAGCAAACCAGTTATTCTGGTGAACCTTCCTGTGAAACAAGCACAAGTCAACAAGAGTCCCTTAACATTCAACAGCCTGGGTACCTTGGATCCGATGTTAAGTTGGAGAACATGCATTGGAGGACTATTAGCGGACCATTTGTTTCAATCTGGCTTCATAATGTACCGTGGGGAAGTGAAGATGTCCTGGCTGCACCCAATGCAATG TTCTCGGACGGTTATTTGGATTTGATTATCGTAAAGGACATCCCGAAATTATCCTTGCTGTCATTACTATCAAAAATGAATGATGGGAGTCATGTCCATTGTCCACACGTTATGTACCTTAAG GTGAAGGCATTTGTGTTGGAGCCTGGTGCTCGAATCGATGATCCAACGAAGGAAGGGATCATCGACTCAGATGGTGAGCTACTTGCCAGGGGAAATGTAACATACAAGGGTAATGTAAAGTGCTATATGGCGTACGATAAGCTTCAAATAACCGTGGATCAAGGTTTAGCTACTTTGTTTGCACCTGTATAG
- the LOC107924409 gene encoding sphingosine kinase 1 isoform X2 gives MPIGMVPAGTGNGMVKSLLDSAGEICSPSNAILAVIRGHTRSLDVATISQGKTRFFSVLMLAWGLIADIDIESEKYRWMGSARIDFYALQRITYLRHYNGRVSFVPAPGFEEYGEQTSYSGEPSCETSTSQQESLNIQQPGYLGSDVKLENMHWRTISGPFVSIWLHNVPWGSEDVLAAPNAMFSDGYLDLIIVKDIPKLSLLSLLSKMNDGSHVHCPHVMYLKVKAFVLEPGARIDDPTKEGIIDSDGELLARGNVTYKGNVKCYMAYDKLQITVDQGLATLFAPV, from the exons ATGCCTATAGGAATGGTTCCTGCTG GAACGGGAAATGGCATGGTGAAGTCTTTGCTGGATTCAGCTGGTGAAATATGTAGCCCATCTAATGCCATTCTTGCTGTTATCAGAG GGCATACACGTTCGTTGGATGTAGCTACTATCTCGCAAGGGAAAACAAGATTTTTTAGTGTCTTGATGCTTGCATGGG gTCTGATAGCAGACATTGACATCGAATCTGAAAAGTATAGATGGATGGGGAGTGCTCGTATTGATTTCTAT GCTCTTCAACGTATAACATATTTAAGGCATTACAATGGACGTGTTTCTTTTGTGCCTGCTCCTGGCTTTGAAGAGTATGGCGAGCAAACCAGTTATTCTGGTGAACCTTCCTGTGAAACAAGCACAAGTCAACAAGAGTCCCTTAACATTCAACAGCCTGGGTACCTTGGATCCGATGTTAAGTTGGAGAACATGCATTGGAGGACTATTAGCGGACCATTTGTTTCAATCTGGCTTCATAATGTACCGTGGGGAAGTGAAGATGTCCTGGCTGCACCCAATGCAATG TTCTCGGACGGTTATTTGGATTTGATTATCGTAAAGGACATCCCGAAATTATCCTTGCTGTCATTACTATCAAAAATGAATGATGGGAGTCATGTCCATTGTCCACACGTTATGTACCTTAAG GTGAAGGCATTTGTGTTGGAGCCTGGTGCTCGAATCGATGATCCAACGAAGGAAGGGATCATCGACTCAGATGGTGAGCTACTTGCCAGGGGAAATGTAACATACAAGGGTAATGTAAAGTGCTATATGGCGTACGATAAGCTTCAAATAACCGTGGATCAAGGTTTAGCTACTTTGTTTGCACCTGTATAG